In a genomic window of Weissella tructae:
- a CDS encoding ABC transporter permease, whose product MAKDLFKRRWQQQWRRFAKYLRYVFNDHAILALVFILGAGLVAYRNFLITMPITIVNQCLVAGVVLVSALFWRVPATFIAEADPLYFMGDEKSLRDLRQMGIIYSVCVRSVIQMAVLIVLLPMMLRQFSQLPGVLWALLIGSVALAIAVMLYTGRQATQYAKQTTPLLNWREVTQLETRRVQRILQVFSWFIDVPEHKTDVRSHAWSDWVIKHWQTKNGLTNLYVTTFLRTNDYIQLWITMIVVGMVVVSTLDGWLMIGLLMGLIYLFTIQVLPIMIAYRQRVFDHLIPVTVKQRQKAFHQLMGPLLGSMLVIWGIIGLIAGLPVKMILMVEIILVLWALALVFLYSDRKAENMFKRR is encoded by the coding sequence ATGGCCAAAGACTTATTTAAGCGCCGCTGGCAACAGCAATGGCGTCGTTTTGCGAAGTATCTGCGCTATGTCTTTAACGACCATGCGATTTTAGCATTGGTATTTATCCTTGGGGCAGGGTTAGTCGCATATCGTAATTTTCTGATAACGATGCCCATCACAATCGTTAATCAATGTTTAGTCGCAGGTGTTGTCTTGGTCAGTGCACTGTTTTGGCGCGTACCGGCGACCTTTATTGCGGAAGCAGATCCTTTATATTTTATGGGGGATGAAAAGAGCTTACGTGACTTACGTCAGATGGGAATCATCTACAGTGTTTGTGTCCGAAGTGTGATTCAAATGGCTGTCTTAATTGTTTTATTGCCAATGATGCTTCGTCAATTTAGTCAATTACCTGGCGTACTTTGGGCGCTATTAATAGGTAGTGTTGCGCTAGCAATCGCCGTTATGCTGTATACAGGACGTCAAGCAACGCAATATGCGAAGCAAACAACACCATTGTTGAATTGGCGTGAGGTAACACAATTAGAAACAAGGCGTGTCCAACGTATTTTACAAGTGTTTAGTTGGTTTATTGACGTGCCTGAACACAAAACAGATGTTCGTAGCCATGCATGGTCAGATTGGGTGATTAAGCACTGGCAAACGAAAAATGGGTTAACGAATTTATATGTCACAACCTTTTTACGTACCAATGACTATATCCAATTATGGATCACGATGATTGTCGTGGGGATGGTGGTCGTGAGTACCTTAGATGGTTGGTTGATGATTGGCTTGTTGATGGGCTTAATTTATCTATTTACCATTCAAGTATTGCCAATCATGATTGCCTATCGGCAACGAGTGTTTGATCACTTAATTCCGGTGACGGTAAAACAACGCCAAAAGGCCTTTCACCAATTAATGGGACCTTTGTTGGGTAGCATGCTGGTTATCTGGGGAATTATTGGTCTAATTGCGGGCTTGCCAGTAAAAATGATTCTAATGGTAGAAATTATACTTGTCTTATGGGCGTTAGCTTTGGTATTCTTATACTCAGACCGCAAAGCGGAAAACATGTTCAAAAGGAGATAA
- a CDS encoding HIT family protein translates to MATETDIFDLIVQGEIPSYKVYEDEDVLAFLDLSQATPGHTLLIPKQHVADIYGYDEDLAARVLTKIPVVSRAIRDSDPAIIGLNVLMNNGAPAGQSVFHSHVHLIPRYENDGLNLPADVEPHETTSEIYAARAANIAKQFN, encoded by the coding sequence ATGGCAACAGAAACAGATATTTTTGATTTAATTGTACAAGGCGAAATTCCAAGTTATAAAGTGTATGAGGACGAGGACGTATTGGCCTTTCTAGATTTAAGTCAAGCAACACCTGGTCATACTCTCCTAATTCCCAAGCAACACGTAGCTGACATTTACGGTTATGACGAAGACCTAGCGGCGCGTGTCCTAACAAAGATTCCAGTGGTATCACGTGCCATTCGCGACAGCGACCCCGCTATCATCGGTCTTAATGTCTTGATGAACAACGGTGCCCCTGCTGGACAAAGTGTTTTCCACTCACACGTGCATTTGATTCCGCGTTATGAAAACGATGGGCTAAACTTACCAGCCGATGTAGAACCACATGAAACAACATCTGAAATCTACGCTGCCCGCGCAGCTAATATCGCAAAGCAATTTAATTAA
- the uvrB gene encoding excinuclease ABC subunit UvrB produces MQTPTKEQNFDLVSKYEPTGDQPAAINQLSLGLDEHVKEQILLGATGTGKTFTISNVIANANKPVLVLSHNKTLAGQLYSEFKEFFPNNAVEYFVSYYDYYQPEAYVPSSDTYIEKDSSINDEIDKLRNAATASLLSRNDTIVVASVSSVFGLGSPEQYRDHVINLRVGEELDRNDLMRKLVEIQFQRNDIDFQRGRFRVRGDVLEIFPASSDSRAIRVEFFGDEIERIREINALTGEIALETDFVTIYPATHFMTNDDIRSRAVKTIQAELDEQLKKFEDEGKLLEAQRLKQRTEYDLEMIQEMGFTNGIENYSRHMDGRVPGEPPFTLLDFFPEDFLIVVDESHVTMPQIRGMYKGDRARKETLIDYGFRLPSALDNRPLKLEEVEKHINEIIYMSATPGDYELEHVRPEHIAQQIIRPTGLLDPTIEVRPVMGQIDDLLGEINERAARDERVFVTTLTKKMAEDLTDYLEDVGVKVKYLHSDIKTLERTEIIRDLRLGKFDVLIGINLLREGIDVPEVSLVAILDADKEGFLRNERSLIQTIGRAARNANGHVLMYADKTTRSMQAAIDETQRRREIQMAYNTEHGITPQTIIKPIRENIQVSREADAGQKTESFTQVAFQDMAKADQEETVANLEEQMRAAAKRLDFEEAANLRDTVMELRVQMGK; encoded by the coding sequence ATGCAAACACCAACAAAAGAACAAAACTTTGACTTAGTCTCAAAGTATGAACCCACTGGAGATCAACCAGCTGCGATTAATCAATTATCGTTAGGCTTAGATGAACATGTGAAAGAACAAATTTTGTTGGGTGCAACGGGAACCGGAAAAACATTTACGATTTCAAATGTGATCGCCAATGCCAATAAGCCGGTTTTGGTGTTATCACACAATAAAACCTTGGCGGGTCAACTCTATAGTGAATTCAAAGAATTCTTCCCGAATAATGCGGTGGAATACTTTGTGTCTTACTATGACTATTACCAACCAGAGGCGTATGTACCATCATCAGATACGTATATTGAAAAAGACTCATCTATTAATGATGAAATCGACAAGTTGCGTAATGCCGCAACGGCATCGCTATTGTCTCGTAATGACACAATTGTGGTGGCGTCTGTGTCATCTGTCTTTGGGTTGGGTAGCCCAGAACAATATCGTGATCATGTGATTAATCTACGTGTTGGTGAAGAACTCGATCGCAATGACTTGATGCGTAAGCTAGTCGAGATTCAATTCCAACGTAATGACATTGATTTTCAACGTGGTCGTTTCCGTGTACGTGGTGATGTGTTAGAAATTTTCCCGGCGTCTTCTGATTCACGTGCAATTCGTGTGGAATTCTTTGGGGATGAAATTGAACGCATTCGTGAGATTAATGCACTAACGGGGGAAATCGCCTTAGAAACAGATTTCGTGACGATTTATCCAGCGACGCATTTCATGACTAATGATGATATTCGATCACGGGCCGTGAAGACGATTCAAGCGGAATTGGATGAACAATTAAAGAAGTTTGAAGACGAAGGTAAGTTGCTGGAAGCACAACGTTTAAAGCAACGTACTGAGTATGACTTGGAAATGATTCAAGAAATGGGCTTCACTAATGGGATTGAAAATTATTCACGCCATATGGATGGTCGTGTCCCAGGAGAACCACCATTTACCTTACTTGATTTCTTCCCAGAAGATTTCTTAATTGTGGTCGATGAGTCTCACGTGACAATGCCACAAATTCGGGGGATGTACAAAGGTGACCGCGCACGTAAAGAAACATTGATTGATTATGGTTTCCGTTTGCCAAGTGCTTTGGATAACCGTCCGCTAAAGCTTGAAGAAGTGGAAAAGCATATCAATGAGATTATTTATATGTCAGCGACACCAGGTGATTACGAATTAGAACATGTCCGACCAGAGCACATTGCGCAACAAATTATCCGACCAACTGGTTTGTTGGATCCAACGATTGAAGTGCGACCAGTGATGGGCCAAATTGATGATCTGTTGGGTGAAATCAATGAACGTGCCGCTCGCGATGAACGTGTGTTCGTCACAACACTGACGAAGAAAATGGCAGAAGACTTGACCGACTACTTAGAGGACGTCGGAGTAAAAGTAAAGTATCTGCATTCTGATATCAAAACATTGGAACGAACAGAAATCATCCGTGATTTACGTTTAGGTAAATTTGATGTGCTAATTGGGATTAATCTGTTACGTGAGGGAATTGACGTACCCGAAGTATCTTTGGTTGCGATTTTGGATGCAGACAAAGAAGGCTTTTTGCGTAATGAACGTTCTTTGATTCAGACGATTGGACGTGCCGCCCGTAATGCGAATGGGCATGTGTTAATGTACGCTGATAAAACGACGCGTTCAATGCAAGCCGCCATCGACGAAACGCAACGTCGTCGTGAAATTCAAATGGCTTATAATACGGAGCATGGGATTACGCCACAAACGATTATTAAGCCAATCCGTGAAAATATCCAAGTTTCACGAGAAGCTGATGCCGGTCAAAAGACGGAAAGCTTTACCCAAGTTGCTTTCCAAGATATGGCTAAAGCCGATCAAGAAGAAACAGTGGCTAACTTGGAAGAACAAATGCGTGCCGCCGCAAAGCGTCTTGATTTTGAAGAAGCCGCTAATTTGCGTGACACAGTCATGGAACTACGCGTTCAAATGGGCAAGTAG
- a CDS encoding ABC transporter ATP-binding protein — protein MTLQVEQLSGGYGQQNVLRQVSFNIEAGEVLALIGLNGSGKSTTINHLIGLLAPTSGKIQLNGVNLIDDPIAYKKQIAYIPEQPVIYPELTLQQHIQLMIDTYGLDQTSAWEKANRLLDMFRLMNKEKWYPTHFSKGMRQKLMIVMAFMLDADLYIIDEPFLGLDVVAVDHLLALMAEKKAAGAKILVTTHMVEKLSDLADSFVYLEHGEVAAQGLMNQYVDPREAH, from the coding sequence ATGACCTTACAAGTAGAACAGCTATCTGGTGGCTATGGGCAACAAAATGTACTGCGTCAGGTATCATTTAACATTGAAGCGGGGGAAGTATTGGCGTTGATTGGATTAAATGGTTCCGGAAAATCAACAACCATTAATCATCTGATTGGTTTATTGGCACCAACGTCAGGGAAAATTCAATTAAATGGGGTGAACTTAATTGATGATCCGATTGCTTATAAGAAGCAAATTGCGTACATTCCAGAACAACCGGTCATCTATCCAGAATTAACGCTACAACAACATATTCAATTAATGATTGATACGTACGGTTTGGATCAAACAAGTGCTTGGGAAAAAGCCAATCGCCTGTTGGACATGTTCCGCCTAATGAATAAAGAAAAATGGTATCCGACGCATTTTTCAAAGGGGATGCGCCAAAAGCTTATGATCGTGATGGCCTTCATGCTAGACGCCGACCTATATATCATTGACGAACCATTTTTGGGGCTTGATGTTGTGGCCGTTGATCATCTTTTGGCATTGATGGCAGAAAAGAAGGCCGCAGGTGCAAAAATTTTGGTGACCACCCATATGGTTGAGAAGTTAAGTGATTTGGCCGACTCATTTGTTTATCTCGAACATGGTGAAGTTGCTGCTCAAGGATTAATGAATCAATATGTTGATCCTCGCGAGGCGCACTAA
- a CDS encoding CamS family sex pheromone protein — protein MPVNGKWLKWMLFGGVIIVLMGVLVFFSNYFSQNAGNRTETPKTAKKESKNVEVTAKGEGAYKTVIKNGRYVTSKSRGITAAQNANQMNMVSFQSGLLNFSKDQFSTSKYVFQEGQYLDAATAEKWLNRESKDNPEGLNPKDNGKTDDKRVPNYLQTIEEQNFMTQKGNDLQLDGIVIGLAMNTQDVYEKEKYGAKFTQDISDADRKREGERIAKEVVARYRKLEGVNKDTKIVVVLYAQNKNDALSGGNFYSWTQSSTGDSVSEFKNLDNKTVVLPMQPALSSSEETPLGTELNESFKNFTDLIEKFFPNLSTVTGQAQYTDGNLQGLNVNITTQFYSATEIENFANYIAQNAPSYLPKGVPVQIRMNAATGMQAYIMKDADSDKYTVNILGSY, from the coding sequence ATGCCGGTCAATGGAAAATGGTTAAAATGGATGTTATTTGGTGGTGTAATCATTGTCCTGATGGGAGTACTGGTTTTCTTTAGTAATTATTTCTCACAAAATGCAGGGAATAGAACTGAAACGCCTAAAACAGCCAAAAAGGAATCTAAAAACGTTGAAGTAACTGCTAAGGGTGAAGGTGCCTACAAGACAGTTATTAAGAACGGACGCTATGTCACAAGTAAGTCACGTGGTATCACAGCAGCGCAAAATGCCAACCAAATGAACATGGTTAGCTTCCAATCTGGTTTGTTGAACTTCTCAAAGGATCAATTTAGTACATCAAAATATGTCTTCCAAGAAGGGCAATACTTAGACGCTGCAACAGCGGAAAAGTGGTTGAACCGTGAATCAAAGGATAATCCTGAAGGACTAAATCCTAAGGATAATGGGAAGACTGATGATAAGCGTGTGCCTAACTACCTACAAACAATCGAAGAACAAAACTTCATGACGCAAAAAGGAAACGACTTGCAACTAGATGGTATTGTGATTGGGTTGGCCATGAATACACAAGATGTGTATGAAAAGGAAAAGTATGGTGCGAAATTCACGCAAGATATCAGCGATGCTGACCGTAAGCGTGAAGGGGAACGTATTGCCAAAGAAGTAGTTGCGCGTTACCGTAAGCTTGAAGGTGTTAACAAGGATACAAAGATTGTTGTTGTGCTATATGCGCAAAACAAGAATGATGCCTTATCAGGTGGTAACTTCTACAGCTGGACACAATCATCAACTGGTGATTCAGTCAGCGAGTTTAAGAATCTTGATAACAAAACAGTTGTGTTGCCAATGCAACCGGCCTTATCAAGTAGTGAAGAAACACCATTGGGAACTGAATTGAATGAGAGTTTCAAGAACTTCACCGATTTGATTGAAAAGTTCTTCCCTAATCTATCAACTGTAACGGGACAAGCCCAATACACAGATGGTAATTTACAAGGATTGAACGTCAACATTACAACGCAATTCTATTCAGCAACTGAAATTGAAAACTTTGCTAACTACATTGCACAAAACGCACCAAGCTACTTACCAAAGGGAGTGCCCGTACAAATCCGTATGAACGCTGCCACAGGTATGCAAGCATATATCATGAAGGATGCGGACAGTGACAAGTACACAGTTAACATTCTAGGATCATATTAA
- a CDS encoding YfbR-like 5'-deoxynucleotidase codes for MGMHQYLSGLNELEMISRAPGYFKYQPHSVAAHSWKVTQAAQFLSDLEELNGNEVNWRMVYEKALNHDISERFIGDIRTPVKYASPVLRDMLADVEENLSDNFVEAEIPVELQAIYKRRLHEGKDETLEGRILSVADKIDLLYEAYEELQKGNPERVFMEIYRESLKTIHEYRDMPSVAYFIREVLPELLNEQFPGSDRLKQIYIDIYMPTN; via the coding sequence ATGGGAATGCATCAATATTTGTCAGGGTTAAATGAACTAGAAATGATTTCGCGCGCACCTGGATATTTTAAGTACCAACCACATTCAGTGGCTGCGCATTCTTGGAAAGTGACACAAGCAGCACAATTCTTGAGTGACTTAGAAGAATTAAATGGAAATGAAGTGAATTGGCGTATGGTTTATGAAAAAGCGCTAAATCATGACATTTCCGAACGTTTTATTGGTGACATCCGTACACCAGTGAAATATGCATCCCCAGTTTTACGTGACATGTTAGCAGATGTTGAGGAAAATCTGTCTGACAATTTCGTGGAAGCTGAAATTCCAGTCGAATTACAAGCGATTTATAAGCGTCGTTTGCATGAAGGAAAAGATGAGACCCTCGAAGGTCGCATTTTGTCAGTCGCCGACAAGATTGACTTGTTGTATGAAGCATACGAAGAATTACAAAAGGGAAATCCAGAACGTGTGTTCATGGAAATCTATCGTGAAAGCCTAAAGACGATTCACGAATACCGTGATATGCCAAGTGTGGCGTACTTTATTCGTGAAGTCTTACCAGAATTGTTGAACGAACAATTCCCAGGTTCAGATCGCTTAAAGCAAATTTATATTGATATCTACATGCCAACTAATTAA